A stretch of Treponema vincentii F0403 DNA encodes these proteins:
- a CDS encoding DUF5680 domain-containing protein — MNNFELMTNANKDLVSLGIFFNQFAADTGRGRDKMDKKIIDFLIKAKQKTYAGKGAETASSREKSHDLVYCENNFMYYDTYLGGEKFAGEEALWIADKPYWAMNYIGRVTGENFSGDFLREALLNVPFEKPFRGPEKYKNGSYVE, encoded by the coding sequence ATGAATAATTTTGAATTAATGACCAATGCAAACAAAGATTTAGTATCTTTAGGTATTTTTTTTAATCAATTTGCTGCTGACACTGGAAGGGGAAGGGATAAGATGGACAAGAAAATAATTGATTTTTTGATAAAAGCTAAACAGAAAACGTATGCAGGAAAAGGAGCTGAAACGGCTTCTTCAAGAGAAAAATCACATGACTTGGTCTATTGTGAAAATAATTTTATGTATTACGATACATATCTTGGCGGGGAAAAATTTGCTGGCGAAGAAGCTCTTTGGATTGCAGACAAGCCGTATTGGGCTATGAATTATATTGGGCGTGTGACTGGAGAAAATTTCAGTGGAGACTTCTTGCGGGAAGCATTGCTGAATGTTCCTTTTGAAAAACCGTTTAGAGGTCCCGAGAAATATAAAAATGGTAGCTATGTGGAGTGA
- a CDS encoding transposase: protein MKERGLFDEEERLNILSKLGDNLETLNKKINWELFRPILKKALKKEAKGLGGRPAYDYVMMFKIIILQRLYSAYFRQCR, encoded by the coding sequence ATGAAAGAAAGAGGATTATTTGACGAAGAAGAGCGGCTAAACATATTGAGCAAGCTCGGAGACAACCTTGAAACTTTGAATAAAAAAATAAATTGGGAACTGTTTAGACCGATTTTAAAGAAAGCATTGAAAAAAGAAGCGAAAGGTTTGGGCGGAAGACCAGCATACGATTATGTGATGATGTTTAAGATCATCATTTTGCAAAGACTGTACAGCGCTTATTTTAGACAATGCAGATAG
- a CDS encoding TOTE conflict system archaeo-eukaryotic primase domain-containing protein, whose translation MADISTVILSYLETLSHEELIGLIRSFAMTHEDVLLHLEEKSTAVIAKREVSATVAQKQQMPQTLPTMDAQNTLELSSSESAAADAFTPSHPLVNRSSTAQEKINLYTSLFIGRQDVFALRWYNAKSNKSGYSPVCENKWQRGKCDMKKYSCAACPFKLPVPLSDRYIFNHLAGKDTTCRDVIGLYPLIEGDVCRFLAFDFDSHTGSSDAWKKDTAAVRKTCAAFSIPVSVEISRSGKGAHLWIFFSENIAAKRARNFGALILQAAMNERHSLPFESFDRMFPNQDAIPKGGYGNLIALPLQGQAVKNKHSIFVDENFIPFDDQWAYLNSIKKLSEKAMRVCCNEIAKTIPEFLPSDADDGEINTIGDSVNPNATYKVLKTSQGNRFNKELPQSVLLTEKDFSSTVHITISNQIEIAKTGISERALGIFRRTAVFLNPEYFKNLQMRLPLYNTPRYIDCSTETENTLLLPRGNLSQIKKLLDDCNTPYEIKDERYAGTHIEVNFTAELYAEQNAALHAMLKSDIGILSAGTGFGKTVTAAALIAERKTNTIILVQTHTLLEQWRKAIKRFLNYEAGTIAAGKDMSTGIIDIAIIKSLTEKSSDAVKPRRHIYGMLIVDECHHVSAFGTENLVKSFRAKYVYGLTATPIRRDGRQKIIFMQCGHILYSTTAKQMNRVQNFEHYFIPRFTNFHIAADNTESSKHSIQNYYSEMIKMEARNVLIVSDVQTAVKDRRTPLILSDRIEHLNLLKEYLKDAALHVIVITGKGTQKQKKEQLETLRQVPASESLVVLATGKYAGEGFDHPRLDTLMLAMPFSWKGTLAQYCGRLHRNFAGKDEVQIFDYVDFRIPVFDRMYQKRLKGYKQLGYTIKPTSDLELSQSETSKLYSADDYKTDFIHDCMNAKNSAVICSPYLSRTEIQKFLPLVPKILSSGCKIFIITRLHKDKERQKKQQPYIDMLEAAGASVFQRENISQRLAVFDEKILWYGSIDFLGYLEAEDCSIRICNTEIASAIEAEIIK comes from the coding sequence ATGGCCGATATATCAACCGTTATTTTATCATATTTGGAAACACTTTCTCACGAAGAACTTATCGGATTGATACGTTCTTTCGCAATGACGCATGAAGATGTCCTGCTGCACCTTGAAGAAAAAAGCACCGCGGTAATCGCAAAAAGAGAAGTTTCGGCAACGGTCGCACAGAAACAACAAATGCCGCAGACGCTTCCTACGATGGATGCTCAAAATACATTAGAGCTTTCGTCGTCGGAATCGGCAGCAGCGGATGCATTCACACCGTCACATCCGCTTGTTAATCGGAGCAGCACGGCGCAGGAAAAAATCAATTTATATACATCGTTGTTTATCGGTCGGCAGGATGTCTTTGCGCTGCGCTGGTATAATGCAAAATCAAATAAAAGCGGCTATTCACCGGTTTGTGAGAACAAGTGGCAACGCGGGAAATGCGATATGAAAAAATATTCGTGCGCTGCCTGTCCGTTTAAACTTCCCGTTCCCCTCTCAGACCGGTATATTTTTAATCATTTGGCAGGAAAAGATACAACCTGCCGCGATGTTATCGGATTATATCCGCTCATCGAAGGAGATGTATGCCGGTTTCTTGCATTTGATTTCGATTCGCATACGGGGAGTTCCGATGCGTGGAAAAAGGATACGGCGGCTGTCCGTAAAACCTGTGCGGCATTTTCTATTCCCGTTTCGGTTGAAATATCGCGTTCGGGAAAAGGAGCTCACCTTTGGATATTTTTTAGTGAAAATATAGCCGCAAAACGTGCGCGTAATTTCGGAGCATTGATTTTACAGGCGGCGATGAATGAGCGACATTCGTTACCGTTTGAATCCTTCGACCGTATGTTTCCTAATCAGGATGCAATACCGAAAGGAGGCTACGGTAATTTAATTGCTTTGCCGCTACAGGGACAAGCGGTAAAAAATAAACATTCCATTTTTGTAGACGAAAATTTTATTCCATTCGATGACCAGTGGGCGTATTTAAACTCCATTAAAAAATTATCCGAAAAAGCCATGCGAGTATGCTGCAATGAAATTGCAAAAACCATACCGGAGTTTTTGCCGAGCGATGCTGATGACGGTGAAATCAATACAATCGGTGATAGTGTGAACCCCAACGCGACATACAAAGTTCTTAAAACATCGCAGGGGAATCGGTTCAACAAGGAATTGCCGCAAAGCGTACTACTGACGGAAAAAGATTTTTCTTCGACAGTACACATTACAATTTCAAATCAAATCGAAATTGCAAAAACAGGAATCTCAGAACGGGCGCTGGGAATATTCCGGCGGACAGCGGTTTTCTTAAATCCGGAGTATTTCAAAAATCTTCAGATGCGTCTCCCGCTGTATAACACTCCGCGTTATATCGATTGTTCCACAGAAACCGAAAACACCTTGTTGCTGCCGCGCGGTAATCTTAGTCAAATTAAGAAACTATTAGACGATTGTAATACGCCTTATGAAATTAAAGACGAGCGATATGCAGGTACACACATCGAAGTTAATTTTACTGCGGAGTTATATGCAGAGCAAAATGCGGCTTTACATGCAATGCTTAAATCGGATATCGGTATCTTGTCTGCCGGAACAGGGTTCGGAAAAACGGTAACGGCTGCCGCGTTGATTGCAGAACGGAAAACCAATACGATAATTCTCGTGCAAACGCACACGCTTTTAGAGCAGTGGAGAAAGGCAATCAAGCGATTTTTGAATTACGAAGCCGGAACAATCGCTGCAGGAAAAGATATGTCGACCGGAATTATCGACATTGCAATTATTAAATCACTTACAGAGAAAAGTTCGGATGCGGTAAAACCACGGCGGCATATTTATGGTATGCTTATCGTTGATGAATGCCATCACGTTTCGGCTTTCGGAACGGAAAATCTCGTAAAGAGCTTTCGTGCAAAATACGTATACGGGCTGACGGCAACGCCTATACGCCGTGACGGTCGGCAAAAAATCATCTTTATGCAATGCGGGCATATTCTCTATTCGACAACAGCAAAGCAGATGAACCGTGTGCAAAACTTTGAACATTATTTTATCCCTCGTTTTACGAACTTTCATATCGCTGCGGATAATACGGAAAGTTCAAAACATTCAATACAAAATTATTATTCCGAAATGATAAAAATGGAAGCGCGGAATGTATTAATCGTTTCGGATGTGCAAACCGCTGTCAAAGATAGGCGAACGCCACTTATCCTTTCCGACAGGATCGAACATTTAAACTTGTTAAAAGAATATCTCAAAGATGCTGCGCTCCATGTTATCGTGATTACCGGTAAAGGGACGCAAAAACAAAAGAAAGAACAACTTGAGACACTCAGACAAGTTCCTGCATCCGAATCGCTTGTCGTACTTGCAACAGGGAAGTACGCAGGAGAAGGTTTTGACCATCCGCGGCTTGATACGCTTATGCTTGCAATGCCGTTCAGTTGGAAAGGTACGCTTGCACAATACTGCGGACGTCTGCATAGAAATTTTGCAGGCAAAGACGAAGTGCAGATTTTCGACTATGTTGATTTTCGTATTCCAGTTTTCGATCGTATGTATCAAAAACGACTTAAAGGCTATAAGCAGCTCGGCTATACGATAAAGCCCACTTCCGATTTAGAGCTATCACAGAGTGAAACGTCAAAATTGTATTCCGCCGATGATTACAAAACCGATTTTATTCACGACTGCATGAACGCAAAAAACTCCGCCGTCATCTGTTCGCCGTATCTTTCAAGAACGGAAATACAAAAATTTCTACCGCTCGTACCGAAAATACTTTCAAGCGGATGCAAAATTTTCATAATAACAAGGCTGCATAAAGATAAAGAACGGCAAAAAAAGCAGCAGCCATATATCGATATGCTCGAAGCAGCGGGAGCTTCCGTTTTTCAGAGAGAAAACATTTCGCAGCGGCTTGCCGTCTTCGATGAAAAAATTTTATGGTACGGCAGTATCGATTTTCTCGGATATTTGGAAGCGGAAGACTGCAGCATCCGTATTTGCAATACGGAGATCGCATCGGCCATTGAAGCGGAAATTATTAAATGA
- a CDS encoding ABC transporter ATP-binding protein, translated as MFKEMIALLSKSGKRSLAVSSLFFAVYGIVSAGMIVIVFSTFAMIAGRQSIAAQIPYFAGLGLLVVIRGLCNMAADKEKHNAGFDIVQQIRERMIIKLKQFSLGFYTDEKLGEINTILHKDADTMSMVVGHVWSRMFGDFLAAAAIFAFLAVTDTVLAVLMAAAMIPALSFLAYSLKQAKRIEKENNSALIDMVNLFVEYVRGMPVLKSFANNTLLDALLAQKTERFGKTSARAAAFKAAELSVFAFLLDCAYCVLLISGTVFVLRGRLSVQSFIIFAVLSKEFYKPFAQMETHYMYYVAASDSYKRLGKILYGAVIADKTNGSIPVRNDIAFTDVGFSYHQDDFRLEHIDFTIGEKTMTALVGESGSGKTTITHLLLRFYEVHGGSITVGGTDIRDIPYDELLNRISIVMQNVQLFDTSIEENIRVGKKGASKEAIIGACKKARIHDFIMSLPGGYETHIGENGALLSGGQRQRISIARAFLKDAPILILDEMTSNVDPVNEALIQEAVTELAKNRTVLVIAHHLKTIQHADQILVFKKGMLVEKGKHGELLEQDGYYAQLWKAQYEVC; from the coding sequence ATGTTTAAAGAGATGATTGCGCTGCTTTCTAAAAGCGGAAAGCGGAGTCTTGCGGTGTCGAGTTTGTTTTTTGCCGTGTACGGGATTGTTTCCGCAGGGATGATTGTGATTGTGTTTTCAACGTTTGCGATGATTGCAGGGCGGCAAAGTATTGCTGCGCAGATACCGTATTTTGCAGGGTTAGGGCTACTGGTTGTGATACGCGGATTGTGCAATATGGCGGCGGACAAAGAGAAACACAATGCGGGGTTTGATATTGTGCAGCAAATCAGAGAGCGGATGATTATAAAACTGAAACAATTTAGTCTTGGGTTTTATACCGATGAAAAACTCGGCGAGATTAATACGATTCTGCACAAAGATGCGGATACGATGTCGATGGTGGTCGGGCATGTGTGGTCCCGTATGTTTGGGGATTTTTTAGCGGCGGCTGCGATTTTTGCATTCCTTGCCGTAACGGATACGGTGCTTGCAGTTCTGATGGCGGCAGCGATGATCCCTGCGCTTTCTTTTTTGGCGTATTCGCTCAAGCAGGCAAAAAGAATTGAAAAAGAAAATAATAGCGCATTGATCGATATGGTGAATCTGTTTGTTGAATACGTGCGGGGAATGCCCGTGCTGAAAAGTTTTGCAAACAATACACTGCTCGATGCTTTGCTTGCGCAAAAAACCGAACGCTTCGGAAAAACAAGTGCGCGGGCGGCAGCCTTTAAAGCGGCAGAGCTTTCCGTGTTTGCTTTCTTGTTGGATTGCGCCTATTGTGTGCTTCTTATATCTGGCACGGTTTTTGTTTTGCGCGGCAGACTTTCCGTTCAGTCATTTATCATTTTTGCGGTTCTTTCAAAAGAATTTTACAAACCATTTGCACAGATGGAAACGCATTATATGTATTATGTTGCCGCAAGCGATTCCTACAAGCGGCTGGGGAAAATTTTATACGGTGCGGTGATCGCGGATAAGACGAACGGCAGTATACCGGTGCGCAATGATATAGCGTTTACGGATGTCGGTTTTTCGTATCATCAAGATGATTTTCGGCTTGAACATATCGATTTTACGATTGGAGAAAAAACGATGACTGCGCTGGTAGGAGAATCGGGAAGCGGAAAAACAACTATTACTCACTTGCTGCTTCGGTTTTACGAAGTTCACGGCGGCAGCATCACGGTGGGCGGCACGGATATACGGGACATTCCGTATGATGAACTTTTGAACCGCATTAGCATTGTGATGCAGAATGTGCAGCTCTTTGATACGAGCATTGAAGAAAATATCCGCGTCGGTAAAAAAGGCGCCTCGAAAGAAGCTATTATCGGAGCTTGCAAAAAAGCGCGGATACACGATTTTATTATGAGCTTGCCGGGCGGGTACGAAACGCATATCGGAGAAAACGGTGCGCTGCTATCGGGCGGACAGCGGCAGCGGATTTCTATTGCACGGGCTTTTTTGAAAGATGCGCCGATTTTGATTTTGGATGAGATGACCAGCAATGTTGATCCGGTAAACGAGGCGCTGATTCAGGAGGCTGTTACAGAGCTTGCAAAAAACAGAACAGTGCTTGTTATTGCACATCATTTAAAAACTATTCAGCATGCGGATCAAATTCTTGTATTCAAAAAAGGGATGCTTGTTGAAAAGGGAAAGCACGGGGAGCTGTTAGAGCAAGACGGGTACTATGCGCAGTTGTGGAAGGCACAGTACGAGGTGTGTTGA
- a CDS encoding transposase, with protein sequence MKRYDENFKIEALKLSDEIGVKKACEQLNVNYGTLAGWRKQRVKKNKEGKSTIAMMQSKSKTSNHPAVSSPYSNSAILLSVNRNDENNQMSGRA encoded by the coding sequence ATGAAACGGTACGATGAGAACTTTAAAATCGAGGCATTGAAGCTGTCGGACGAGATCGGAGTCAAGAAGGCATGTGAACAGCTTAATGTGAACTACGGAACATTAGCAGGCTGGAGAAAACAGCGGGTAAAGAAAAACAAAGAAGGAAAAAGTACGATTGCGATGATGCAATCAAAATCAAAGACGAGTAATCACCCAGCGGTATCCTCCCCATATAGTAATTCAGCTATTCTCTTATCCGTTAACCGAAACGATGAGAATAATCAAATGAGTGGCAGAGCATAA
- a CDS encoding helix-turn-helix domain-containing protein, whose protein sequence is MTKSYQTFIEHTGSMLTKKSALPNEYFNTYQFSSEYGKGFTAVYELDSYANICIAKHSYTSDFEYSVSTEDSITIQQYDSIDSDRRYPQGNVSAGMQYIDYTPDNRRYQYVIKKDVPAKVISVQLLPDYYEMYLKKEFGIKGIDLKKELQVFPHGVFIPEIASIFNRIRIFKGSKISTRLFFKSKIDELTAIIIQKAKELRHADDRKIAASDRYAVARIIEYVNAHLSKNFLLSDLASESYMSVSKFKYVFKAVTGRSFSDYITQKRMELACELLVQSNLYVAEIAYRLGYKNAGSFSVQFKNYTGVLPSNYRLNRACDIIK, encoded by the coding sequence TTGACCAAAAGTTATCAAACCTTTATAGAACATACCGGTAGTATGCTCACAAAAAAGAGTGCTTTGCCGAATGAGTATTTTAACACGTATCAGTTCTCTTCCGAATACGGTAAGGGATTCACCGCCGTATACGAGCTTGATTCTTATGCGAATATCTGTATTGCTAAGCATTCATATACCAGCGATTTTGAGTACTCCGTTTCGACGGAAGATTCCATCACCATACAGCAGTACGATTCCATAGATTCGGATCGGCGCTATCCGCAGGGAAATGTTTCGGCGGGGATGCAATATATTGACTATACGCCGGACAATCGCAGGTACCAGTATGTGATCAAAAAAGATGTTCCTGCAAAAGTAATCAGTGTTCAACTGTTGCCGGATTATTATGAAATGTATCTGAAAAAAGAGTTCGGCATAAAAGGTATCGATTTGAAAAAGGAATTGCAGGTGTTTCCGCACGGCGTTTTTATTCCTGAAATTGCATCAATATTTAACCGTATCCGCATTTTCAAAGGCAGTAAAATCTCTACTCGATTATTTTTCAAAAGTAAGATAGATGAACTGACTGCAATCATTATTCAAAAAGCGAAAGAACTCCGCCATGCGGATGACAGAAAGATTGCCGCTTCCGATAGATATGCTGTTGCAAGGATTATTGAATATGTGAATGCTCATTTGTCGAAGAACTTTTTATTGTCCGATCTGGCATCTGAATCATATATGAGTGTTTCAAAATTCAAATATGTATTTAAAGCGGTTACAGGGCGAAGTTTTTCCGATTACATCACGCAAAAAAGAATGGAATTGGCATGCGAACTATTGGTGCAAAGTAATCTCTATGTAGCGGAAATCGCCTATCGGCTCGGCTATAAAAATGCAGGAAGTTTTTCCGTTCAATTCAAAAACTATACAGGTGTGCTGCCATCGAATTATCGTTTAAACAGAGCTTGCGACATTATAAAATAA
- a CDS encoding TetR/AcrR family transcriptional regulator, with translation MQVLKEEIRNRILTAAEKIFYEQDFRSAKLTDIAEEADIPVALIYTYFKNKEVLFDAVVAGVSEHFTDALEKEEALELESPSQRFEKGGAEYVHGLLQNHVKLVILMDKSAGTKHAGAKDRWVERLQLHIEKGAARFAHGSYDPALFHILSNNYVEGLLEIARHYKNDEWAMEMLRLIAQCYYKGVESL, from the coding sequence GTGCAGGTATTAAAAGAAGAAATCAGAAACAGGATACTGACAGCTGCTGAAAAAATATTTTATGAACAAGACTTCAGAAGCGCCAAGCTCACCGATATTGCGGAAGAGGCTGATATTCCCGTTGCGCTGATTTATACCTATTTCAAAAACAAAGAAGTGTTATTCGATGCAGTCGTTGCAGGTGTGAGCGAACATTTTACGGATGCGCTTGAAAAAGAAGAAGCACTGGAGTTGGAGTCGCCGTCACAGCGTTTTGAAAAAGGAGGAGCGGAGTATGTGCACGGGCTGTTGCAAAATCATGTAAAGCTCGTGATTCTGATGGATAAAAGCGCCGGTACCAAGCACGCTGGAGCAAAAGACCGGTGGGTTGAACGGCTGCAGCTGCATATCGAAAAAGGAGCAGCGCGGTTTGCACACGGCTCGTATGATCCGGCGCTGTTTCATATCCTTTCAAATAATTATGTTGAAGGGCTTTTGGAAATCGCACGCCATTACAAAAACGACGAATGGGCGATGGAAATGTTGAGGTTGATAGCTCAGTGTTATTACAAAGGAGTAGAATCCTTGTGA
- a CDS encoding ABC transporter ATP-binding protein: MTEKELKGKIVGNNLKSNILLTLKILFDLIPQVLLVYLISSLIAQNTEMEKLKYIFFAMLVSFVLKGLCSYFSTKIAHEKAYEKLTELRLNIIEHLKKLSLGFFKEHNTGELTNIIQHDVEQAEVYLAHGLPEIMSAVLIPSLIFAVMLAVDVRLAFVMLIGIPLMFAVMKISKKAMEDGLQRYFAHEMQMREELMEYVKNIAVIKAFAKEEAMSARTLKTAREYITLVKKSMNTVSVPMALIDVFMEAGVVAVIILGSVFLTQGGISVPRFILAVMLSATFTAAIGKTAMLQHFQAVFNEALKAAGTVLCAELPHAKMEGGLEAGDIEFRNVSFEYKKDGFHIHNVTMTVKQNTTAAIVGSSGSGKSTLAYLLMGFWEASDGGIFIGGKNIAEYSEETIARLIGSVQQDAVLFDMSIADNIAIGKPHASNEEVIAAAKKARCHDFIMSLPDGYDTKIGEMGARLSGGEKQRISIARAFLKDAPILIFDEAMAAVDSENEKLIGEAIDELRKDKTVITIAHHLSTIQNADQIVVMDKGCILDAGTHAELTERCAVYRTMLDAQRRIDRWCVV, encoded by the coding sequence ATGACGGAAAAAGAGTTAAAGGGAAAAATAGTAGGCAATAATTTGAAATCAAATATATTACTTACTTTGAAAATATTGTTTGATTTAATACCGCAGGTATTGCTTGTTTATTTAATCAGTTCCTTGATTGCACAGAATACGGAAATGGAAAAACTGAAATATATTTTTTTTGCAATGCTGGTATCATTTGTTTTAAAAGGATTGTGCTCCTATTTTTCAACAAAGATCGCTCACGAAAAGGCTTATGAAAAACTGACAGAGCTTAGATTGAATATAATAGAACATTTGAAAAAATTAAGTTTAGGGTTTTTCAAAGAACACAATACAGGAGAACTTACCAATATTATTCAGCATGATGTGGAGCAGGCTGAAGTGTATCTTGCGCACGGGCTGCCGGAAATTATGTCGGCGGTTTTGATTCCGTCGCTTATTTTTGCGGTGATGCTGGCGGTGGATGTGCGGCTTGCGTTTGTTATGTTGATCGGGATTCCGCTGATGTTTGCGGTGATGAAGATTTCAAAGAAGGCGATGGAGGATGGTCTGCAACGGTACTTTGCGCACGAAATGCAGATGCGTGAAGAGCTGATGGAGTACGTTAAAAATATTGCGGTGATTAAAGCGTTTGCAAAGGAAGAGGCGATGAGTGCACGGACGCTGAAAACTGCGCGCGAGTATATCACACTGGTGAAAAAGAGCATGAATACGGTATCGGTTCCGATGGCGCTGATCGATGTTTTTATGGAAGCCGGCGTGGTTGCCGTTATCATCTTGGGGAGTGTTTTTCTTACGCAGGGCGGCATAAGTGTACCGCGCTTTATTTTGGCGGTGATGTTATCCGCGACGTTTACGGCGGCGATCGGTAAGACCGCTATGCTGCAGCATTTTCAAGCGGTGTTTAATGAGGCGTTGAAGGCTGCAGGGACGGTGTTATGCGCTGAACTACCGCACGCTAAAATGGAAGGCGGTCTTGAAGCAGGCGATATTGAGTTTAGAAACGTGAGCTTTGAGTATAAAAAAGACGGATTTCATATACACAATGTAACAATGACTGTCAAACAAAACACGACAGCGGCGATTGTCGGTTCAAGCGGATCGGGTAAGAGCACGCTTGCGTATCTTCTGATGGGATTTTGGGAAGCGTCTGACGGCGGTATTTTTATCGGCGGAAAAAACATCGCCGAGTATTCGGAAGAAACAATTGCACGGCTGATCGGGAGCGTACAACAGGATGCCGTTTTGTTTGATATGAGCATTGCGGATAATATTGCTATCGGAAAACCGCACGCATCGAATGAAGAAGTGATTGCCGCTGCGAAAAAGGCTCGCTGTCATGATTTTATTATGAGCTTGCCCGACGGGTACGATACGAAAATCGGCGAAATGGGTGCGCGGCTTTCGGGCGGAGAAAAGCAGCGGATTTCCATTGCGCGGGCATTTTTGAAGGATGCGCCGATTTTGATTTTTGATGAAGCAATGGCAGCGGTGGACAGCGAAAACGAAAAGCTCATCGGTGAGGCGATTGACGAATTACGGAAAGACAAAACGGTTATCACCATTGCGCATCACCTGAGCACCATACAAAACGCCGACCAAATAGTGGTGATGGATAAGGGCTGCATACTCGATGCGGGTACTCATGCGGAATTGACGGAGCGCTGCGCAGTTTACCGTACCATGTTGGATGCACAACGGAGGATAGACCGATGGTGTGTGGTGTAA
- a CDS encoding IS5 family transposase, translating into MSTPEYQINDRLSFMRFLGLGIKDKVPDAKTIWLFKERLIEGKASEKLFDRFGRELAKQNLIGKEGTIIDATIVEAPIQHNSKEENGIVNISTVPKYPN; encoded by the coding sequence ATGAGTACTCCAGAATATCAGATCAATGATCGATTATCATTTATGAGATTTTTAGGATTAGGAATAAAAGATAAAGTGCCTGATGCAAAAACGATATGGTTATTTAAGGAAAGATTGATAGAAGGGAAAGCATCGGAAAAGCTGTTTGATAGATTTGGAAGAGAACTGGCTAAACAAAATCTGATAGGGAAAGAAGGAACAATCATAGATGCGACGATAGTAGAAGCACCGATACAACATAACAGCAAAGAAGAAAATGGAATAGTCAATATTAGTACAGTGCCTAAATACCCCAACTGA
- a CDS encoding YeiH family protein, whose translation MNFMKKYVPGLTVCTAVALPAWFLGSLAPVIGGPVIAIVSGMLITIFWKDKGTSATGITFVSKKVLQWAVVLLGFGLNYTVVLETGRQSLPIIICTVSISLLTAFFLQKAMHIPVNISILVGVGSSICGGSAVAATAPVIEASDEEVAQAISVIFFFNVIAALTFPLLGRMVGFDTALGEGFGIFAGTAINDTSSVTAAAATWDTMWNLGSATLDKAVTVKLTRTLAIIPITFILALLRTRAAKKNGGTGTQVNIRKIFPFFILYFIAASLITTIALKFGISASVFTPLKTLSKFLIVMAMAAVGLNSDIITLVKTGGKPLLMGACCWLGIIAVSLFMQKVLAGVF comes from the coding sequence ATGAATTTTATGAAAAAGTATGTGCCAGGTCTCACAGTTTGTACAGCGGTTGCACTACCGGCGTGGTTTTTAGGTTCATTGGCACCTGTTATCGGCGGGCCGGTTATCGCAATTGTTTCAGGTATGCTGATTACCATCTTTTGGAAAGATAAAGGGACATCTGCAACAGGTATTACCTTTGTTTCAAAGAAGGTTCTGCAATGGGCTGTTGTACTGCTCGGCTTTGGATTGAATTATACAGTCGTATTAGAAACAGGGCGGCAATCGCTGCCGATTATCATCTGTACAGTGTCAATCTCGCTGCTTACGGCATTTTTTCTACAAAAGGCTATGCATATACCGGTAAATATTTCCATACTGGTTGGGGTTGGTTCTTCTATTTGCGGAGGCTCGGCGGTTGCAGCAACAGCGCCTGTTATCGAGGCAAGCGATGAGGAGGTAGCGCAAGCTATTTCGGTTATCTTCTTTTTTAATGTCATTGCCGCGCTGACTTTTCCGCTGCTCGGCAGAATGGTAGGATTTGATACTGCATTAGGTGAAGGTTTTGGAATTTTTGCCGGTACGGCAATCAATGATACGTCATCGGTTACGGCAGCCGCCGCAACATGGGATACAATGTGGAATCTCGGATCAGCAACGCTTGACAAAGCGGTAACGGTTAAACTTACCCGGACACTTGCGATTATACCTATCACCTTTATACTTGCATTGTTGCGCACCCGTGCCGCGAAAAAAAATGGCGGAACAGGCACTCAGGTAAATATTAGAAAAATATTCCCTTTCTTTATTTTATACTTTATCGCAGCATCGCTTATTACAACAATAGCGCTTAAATTCGGAATCAGCGCATCCGTGTTTACACCGTTAAAAACGCTCAGCAAGTTTCTTATCGTTATGGCAATGGCGGCAGTAGGACTCAACAGCGATATTATTACATTAGTAAAAACCGGTGGAAAACCGCTCTTAATGGGAGCCTGCTGCTGGCTCGGTATTATTGCAGTCAGTCTTTTTATGCAGAAAGTTCTTGCTGGTGTTTTTTAA